Within Serratia odorifera, the genomic segment ATGCGATGGCGCGCCAGAAAATCCTTGGTAAAGGCCTTGGAGCCTTCCAACTGGGCGGCGGCTTGCGTCGGGCCGAAGATCTTCAGGCCGGCGGCCTGGAATGCGTCCACAACGCCGATCACCAGTGGGGCTTCAGGACCGACAATGGTCAGCCCGATATCGTTGTCTTGTGCAAAGGCTAACAGTGCTGGGATATCCGTCGCGGAGATAGCGACGTTTTCCAGGTTTGCTTCCAGCGCAGTGCCGGCATTGCCCGGCGCGACATACACTTTCTCTGCCAGCGGTGACTGAGCGGCTTTCCAGGCCAGGGCGTGTTCCCGCCCGCCGTTGCCAATAATTAGAATATTCATCAGGTGCTCCACGAACGGCGTGCGCAGCGGTGCGCACGCAATGAAAGAGAATTAATGGCGGAAATGACGCATGTCAGTGAAGATCATGGCAATACCGTGTTCATTGGCGGCGGCAATCACTTCATCATCGCGAATTGAACCACCTGGCTGGATGACACAGGTAATGCCAACCGCCGCTGCCGCGTCAATGCCGTCACGGAACGGGAAGAAGGCGTCAGACGCCATGGCGGAGCCTTTCACTTCCAGCCCTTCATCGGCGGCTTTGATACCGGCGATTTTCGCGGAGTAAACGCGGCTCATTTGGCCTGCGCCGATACCGATGGTCATATTGTCGCGGGCATAAACGATGGCGTTGGATTTGACGAATTTAGCCACCTTCCAGCAGAACAGCGCATCACGCAGTTCCTGTGCCGAAGGCTGACGTTCTGTCACTACGCGCAGATCGTCTTCGCTAACCATGCCCAAATCGCGGTCCTGTACCAGTAAACCGCCGTTGACGCGTTTGAAATCCAGGCCGGCGACGCGTTGCTGCCACTGGCCACAGGCCAGTACGCGCACGTTTTGTTTGCCTGCCAGCAGGCTGCGCGCTTCTTCACTGATGGCTGGCGCGATAATCACTTCCACAAACTGGCGGCTGATGATCGCCTGCGCGGTGGCGGCATCCAGCTCGCGGTTGAAGGCAATAATGCCGCCGAACGCTGAGGTTGGATCGGTTTGGTAGGCCCGCTCATAGGCGGACAGCGTGCTCTCGCCGATGGCCACGCCGCACGGGTTGGCGTGCTTGACGATCACACAGGCCGGTTCGGCAAATTCCTTGACGCATTCCAGTGCGGCGTCGGTATCGGCAATGTTGTTGTAAGACAGCGCTTTGCCTTGCAACTGAGTGGCGGTAGCGACCGATGCTTCGTGCAGGTTCTCTTCTATATAGAAGGCGGCCTGCTGGTGGCTGTTTTCGCCGTAACGCATATCCTGCTTCTTCACGTAGTTCAGATTCAGCGTACGCGGGAAGCGGCCGGCAGGTTGTTCGGTATCACCGTGGTAGGCCGGCACCAATGCACCAAAGTAATTGGCGATCATGCTGTCATAAGCTGCGGTATGCTCAAAGGCCTTGATCGCCAGGTTAAAGCGGGTGCTGTACAGCAGAGAACCGGCGTTGTTGTCCAGCTCGGTAATGATGGCGGCGTAGTCGCTGCTCTTTACGACGATGGCAACGTCTTTGTGGTTCTTGGCCGCCGAGCGCACCATGGTTGGGCCGCCGATATCGATGTTCTCGACGGCGTCTTCCAGTGAGCAGTCCGGGCGCGCTACCGTTTGGGCAAATGGATACAGATTGACGACCACCATATCGATCGGCTGGATGGCATGTTGGGCCATGATCTCATCGTCCTGCCCGCGACGTCCCAGAATGCCGCCATGGATCTTGGGGTGTAGGGTTTTGACTCGTCCGTCCATCATTTCCGGGAAGCCGGTATAGTCGGAAACTTCGGTAACAGGCAGACCGGCATCGGCCAGCAGGCGGGCGGTGCCGCCAGTGGAGAGCAGTTCAACGCCGCGGCTTACCAACGCGTTGGCAAATTCAACGATACCGGCTTTGTCAGAAACGCTGAGCAGCGCCCGGCGGATTGGACGAGGTTGTTGCATGGTTTTATCCCTTGGCTTTTTGAGTCGCAATAATAAGAGCGTTACGTGAATCTCTACCTTTTGCCTCTATTTAGCGTCTATATAGAGAACGGCAGGAACAGATTCAGCTAACGCCCCCGTAAAAGGGGACCGTTTCATCGTCGGGAATTGTAGCGAAAACGTTTGCGCGGCGCTCGTAAATTTTCCCCTCAAATGGCTTCTGTGGATAAGTTTGTGCAAAACAGGGTATAAAGCCGTGTTTTGCTGTGGAATGCAGCAAACGATCGATTTTGTTGAAAATACCTGTTGCGGCCTGCGCTGAACTCCCTATAATGCGCCTCCATCGACCGGGCACAACGGCAAGTGATTCACTTCACAAGCTAGCCAGGGCGAAAGAGAAAAAACCCTGAAAAAACGGGTTGACTCTGAAAGAGGAAAGCGTATTATA encodes:
- the purH gene encoding bifunctional phosphoribosylaminoimidazolecarboxamide formyltransferase/IMP cyclohydrolase, which codes for MQQPRPIRRALLSVSDKAGIVEFANALVSRGVELLSTGGTARLLADAGLPVTEVSDYTGFPEMMDGRVKTLHPKIHGGILGRRGQDDEIMAQHAIQPIDMVVVNLYPFAQTVARPDCSLEDAVENIDIGGPTMVRSAAKNHKDVAIVVKSSDYAAIITELDNNAGSLLYSTRFNLAIKAFEHTAAYDSMIANYFGALVPAYHGDTEQPAGRFPRTLNLNYVKKQDMRYGENSHQQAAFYIEENLHEASVATATQLQGKALSYNNIADTDAALECVKEFAEPACVIVKHANPCGVAIGESTLSAYERAYQTDPTSAFGGIIAFNRELDAATAQAIISRQFVEVIIAPAISEEARSLLAGKQNVRVLACGQWQQRVAGLDFKRVNGGLLVQDRDLGMVSEDDLRVVTERQPSAQELRDALFCWKVAKFVKSNAIVYARDNMTIGIGAGQMSRVYSAKIAGIKAADEGLEVKGSAMASDAFFPFRDGIDAAAAVGITCVIQPGGSIRDDEVIAAANEHGIAMIFTDMRHFRH